A region of Polyangiaceae bacterium DNA encodes the following proteins:
- a CDS encoding PLP-dependent cysteine synthase family protein — MTQAVDRPVGKTPLVKVEGVYAKLECTNPCGSIKDRIGQYVLEESRRQGLLQPGQRIVEATSGNTGIAIAFFARKLGHPVTIVMPENMTEERKQALRSLGADVILCSAQGSFAEAARIRDQLAAEHGWFNPDQFSNPLNVECHERTTGEEIIEQLRVRHLGELDAFVAGVGTGGTLIGAGRRLRARFPHLRLVAVEPTESAVMSGGPPGSHGIGGIGDGFIPNIASDGNGGLHPSINEVECVSTEEARAAARHLGEAHGFCVGVSSGANFVAAKRLAERFPTVVTVFADGYSKYLSVGLNHCEPGRCAFEHDSLVSPDALLSGHR; from the coding sequence ATGACCCAAGCCGTGGACCGCCCCGTCGGCAAGACGCCACTGGTCAAGGTGGAGGGCGTCTACGCCAAGCTGGAGTGCACGAACCCCTGCGGCAGCATCAAGGACCGCATCGGCCAGTACGTCCTGGAGGAGAGCCGGCGTCAGGGTTTGCTCCAGCCGGGGCAGCGCATCGTGGAGGCGACCAGCGGCAACACCGGCATCGCCATCGCGTTCTTCGCGCGCAAGCTGGGTCATCCGGTCACGATCGTGATGCCGGAAAACATGACGGAAGAGCGCAAGCAGGCGCTCCGCTCCCTCGGGGCCGACGTGATCTTGTGCTCCGCCCAGGGCAGCTTCGCGGAGGCAGCGCGCATTCGCGACCAACTGGCGGCCGAGCACGGCTGGTTCAATCCCGATCAGTTCTCCAATCCGCTCAACGTCGAGTGTCACGAGCGCACCACGGGGGAAGAGATCATCGAGCAGCTCCGGGTGCGACACCTGGGCGAGCTGGACGCGTTCGTGGCCGGCGTGGGCACCGGCGGCACCTTGATCGGCGCCGGCCGCCGGCTGCGCGCGCGCTTCCCGCACCTGCGCCTCGTGGCCGTCGAGCCCACGGAGTCCGCCGTGATGAGCGGCGGTCCCCCGGGTAGCCACGGCATCGGCGGCATCGGCGACGGCTTCATCCCCAACATCGCCAGCGACGGCAACGGCGGCCTACACCCATCCATCAACGAGGTCGAGTGCGTGTCCACGGAGGAGGCGCGGGCCGCCGCGCGACACCTGGGAGAGGCGCACGGCTTCTGCGTGGGCGTCTCCTCCGGCGCGAACTTCGTCGCGGCCAAGCGGCTGGCGGAGCGCTTCCCGACCGTGGTCACGGTCTTCGCGGACGGCTACTCGAAGTACCTGTCGGTCGGCCTGAACCACTGCGAGCCCGGCCGCTGCGCCTTCGAGCACGACTCCTTGGTGTCGCCCGACGCGTTGCTGTCCGGACACCGTTGA
- a CDS encoding pyruvate, phosphate dikinase yields the protein MSTQKIIYRFQAGKADGNGNMKPLLGGKGAGLAEMANLGIPVPPGFTITTEVCTAYNAAGQQMPAGLSDAVAENMTWLEKELGKKFGDPGNPLLVSVRSGARASMPGMMDTILNLGLNDETAKGLAERTKNPRFVYDAYRRFLGMYGSVVLNVKPHAFHEALNKSRRLMAKELGIEVPEDVEALVRAVPDSQLSADLLKQVVEDYKQVILKATGKGFPEKPVDQLMGAIGAVFDSWMNDRAILYRKMHGIPSEWGTAVNVQSMVFGNLGETSATGVAFTRDPSTGERRFFGEWLPNAQGEDVVAGIRTPRPIMKGPSTAGLSLEESLPESYKQLHDIQAKLEGHFRDMQDIEFTIEDGRLFMLQTRNGKRAARAEVKVAVDMSKEGLITQDEAVLRVEAGRLEQLLFPSIDPKAGVAALAHGLAASPGAVTGRVVFSADEAEKRAEKGEAVILVRVETSPEDLHGMKAAKGILTARGGATSHAAVVARGMGRSCVVGCHNISIDYETQMMTVRPDGGEITIVRLGDVITIDGSSGSVFLGDVPKVEPKLSGELEELMRWADAARRMRVRANADTPDQAKKARELGAEGIGLCRTEHMFFEDTRIAAVREMILAGDVTARKKALDKLLPFQIEDFVGIFREMKGLPVTIRYLDPPLHEFLPQQHSQIEELAKTMGVSPSDLGRKVSELHEFNPMLGHRGVRLTVTYPEICAMQTRAILTAACQVKKEGIEVLPEIMIPLSLSKKELELMKAVVTEVAADVFKEQGVQVKYKYGTMIELPRAALLADKVAEVAEFFSFGTNDLTQTTLGLSRDDAGRFLPEYVDQGILPHEPFVSLDTEGVGQLVQMAVERGKKARPDISLGICGEHGGDPESIFFFDDVGLAYVSCSPFRVPIARLAAAQATLRKRVKGEQGRTV from the coding sequence ATGAGCACGCAGAAGATCATCTACCGGTTCCAGGCTGGCAAAGCGGACGGCAACGGCAACATGAAGCCCCTGCTCGGAGGCAAGGGCGCGGGCCTCGCGGAGATGGCGAACCTCGGCATCCCGGTGCCGCCGGGCTTCACCATCACCACCGAGGTCTGCACGGCCTACAACGCGGCCGGTCAGCAGATGCCCGCGGGGCTCTCGGACGCCGTCGCCGAGAACATGACCTGGCTCGAGAAGGAGCTCGGCAAGAAGTTCGGCGACCCGGGCAACCCGCTCCTGGTCAGCGTGCGCAGCGGCGCGCGCGCCAGCATGCCGGGCATGATGGACACCATCCTGAACCTGGGCCTGAACGACGAGACGGCCAAGGGCCTCGCGGAGCGCACCAAGAACCCGCGCTTCGTCTACGACGCCTACCGGCGTTTCCTCGGCATGTACGGCAGCGTCGTGCTGAACGTGAAGCCGCACGCCTTCCACGAGGCGCTCAACAAGAGCCGCCGCCTGATGGCAAAGGAGCTCGGCATCGAGGTGCCCGAGGACGTCGAGGCCCTGGTCCGCGCCGTCCCCGACAGCCAGCTCAGCGCCGACCTCCTGAAGCAAGTGGTCGAGGACTACAAGCAGGTCATCCTGAAGGCGACGGGCAAGGGCTTCCCCGAGAAGCCCGTCGATCAGCTGATGGGCGCCATCGGCGCCGTGTTCGACAGCTGGATGAACGACCGCGCCATTCTTTATCGCAAGATGCACGGCATCCCCAGCGAGTGGGGCACCGCCGTGAACGTGCAGAGCATGGTGTTCGGCAACCTGGGTGAGACCAGCGCCACCGGCGTTGCCTTCACGCGCGACCCGAGCACCGGCGAGCGGCGCTTCTTCGGCGAGTGGCTGCCGAACGCGCAGGGCGAGGACGTGGTCGCGGGCATCCGCACGCCGCGGCCCATCATGAAGGGGCCGAGCACGGCGGGGCTCTCCCTCGAGGAGTCGCTGCCGGAGAGCTACAAACAGCTCCACGACATCCAGGCCAAGCTCGAAGGTCACTTCCGCGACATGCAGGACATCGAGTTCACCATCGAAGACGGCCGCTTGTTCATGCTCCAGACCCGGAACGGCAAGCGCGCCGCCCGGGCCGAGGTGAAGGTCGCGGTGGACATGTCGAAGGAGGGGCTGATCACCCAGGACGAAGCCGTGCTGCGCGTGGAGGCCGGCCGGCTCGAGCAGCTGCTCTTCCCGTCCATCGACCCGAAGGCCGGAGTGGCCGCCCTCGCCCACGGCCTGGCCGCGTCACCCGGCGCCGTCACCGGCCGCGTGGTGTTCAGCGCGGACGAGGCCGAGAAGCGCGCCGAGAAGGGCGAAGCCGTCATCCTGGTCCGCGTGGAGACCTCTCCGGAGGACCTGCACGGCATGAAGGCCGCGAAGGGCATCCTCACGGCGCGCGGCGGCGCAACCAGCCACGCCGCGGTGGTCGCCCGCGGCATGGGACGGAGCTGCGTCGTCGGCTGCCACAACATCAGCATCGACTACGAGACGCAGATGATGACGGTGCGGCCCGACGGGGGCGAGATCACCATCGTGCGTCTGGGTGACGTGATCACCATCGACGGCTCGAGCGGCTCCGTGTTCCTGGGCGACGTCCCGAAGGTGGAGCCCAAGCTCAGCGGCGAGCTCGAAGAGCTGATGCGCTGGGCCGACGCGGCCCGACGCATGCGCGTGCGCGCCAACGCCGACACGCCCGATCAGGCGAAGAAGGCCCGGGAGCTCGGCGCCGAAGGCATCGGCCTGTGCCGCACCGAGCACATGTTCTTCGAGGACACGCGCATCGCCGCGGTGCGCGAGATGATCCTGGCCGGCGACGTGACGGCGCGGAAGAAGGCCCTCGACAAGCTCCTGCCGTTCCAGATCGAGGACTTCGTCGGCATCTTCCGCGAGATGAAGGGGCTGCCCGTCACGATTCGCTACCTCGACCCGCCGCTGCACGAGTTCTTGCCGCAGCAGCACAGCCAGATCGAGGAGCTGGCCAAGACGATGGGCGTGTCTCCCTCGGATCTCGGTCGCAAGGTGAGCGAGCTCCACGAGTTCAACCCGATGCTTGGCCACCGCGGCGTGCGCTTGACCGTGACCTACCCGGAGATCTGCGCGATGCAGACCCGCGCCATCCTGACCGCCGCCTGCCAGGTCAAGAAGGAGGGCATCGAGGTCCTGCCCGAGATCATGATCCCGCTCTCGCTCAGCAAGAAGGAGCTCGAGCTGATGAAGGCCGTGGTGACCGAGGTCGCCGCAGACGTCTTCAAGGAGCAAGGGGTTCAGGTCAAGTACAAGTACGGCACCATGATCGAGCTGCCGCGCGCGGCGCTCCTGGCGGACAAGGTGGCGGAGGTCGCAGAGTTCTTCTCCTTCGGCACCAACGACCTGACCCAGACCACGCTCGGCCTCTCGCGCGACGACGCCGGGCGCTTCCTGCCGGAGTACGTCGATCAGGGCATCTTGCCCCACGAGCCGTTCGTCTCCCTGGACACCGAAGGCGTGGGCCAGCTGGTGCAGATGGCGGTCGAGCGCGGCAAGAAAGCGCGCCCGGACATCTCGCTCGGCATCTGCGGCGAGCACGGCGGCGATCCGGAGAGCATATTCTTCTTCGACGACGTGGGCCTCGCCTACGTCTCGTGCTCGCCGTTCCGGGTGCCGATCGCGCGCCTCGCGGCCGCGCAGGCCACGCTGCGAAAGCGCGTGAAGGGCGAGCAGGGCCGGACGGTCTGA
- the hemL gene encoding glutamate-1-semialdehyde 2,1-aminomutase, producing the protein MTGPRSTELLKRAERLLPGGVNSPVRAYRAVGGNPPFIASAKGARLTDADGREYVDYVGSWGPAILGHAHPKVVAAVKEAAERGLSFGAPTELEVRFAEAVIERYPSIEMLRCVSSGTEATMSALRVARGFTGRDAIVKFDGCYHGHSDALLVKAGSGAATFGNPDSGGVPASVVEHTATLPFNDVGALKALFNEAGSRIAAVIVEPVVGNMGCVPPDPGFLQTLRAVCTEAGALLIFDEVMTGCRLARGGAQERFGIVPDLTCLGKVVGGGMPLAVYGGRRDVMQKIAPLGPVYQAGTLSGNPVAVSAGLATLAELGPAAYDKLETLGARLEAGLASAVKQAGVTATVQRVGSMLTLFFHPGPVRSWGDADKCDRERFGRWHRGLLERGVYWPASQFEAAFISVAHTEADIDATLEAAAEALT; encoded by the coding sequence ATGACCGGACCGCGATCCACCGAGCTCCTGAAGCGTGCCGAGCGCCTCTTGCCGGGCGGGGTCAACAGCCCCGTCCGGGCGTACCGCGCCGTGGGCGGCAATCCGCCCTTCATCGCCAGCGCCAAGGGCGCGCGGCTCACCGACGCCGACGGCCGCGAATACGTGGACTACGTCGGCTCCTGGGGCCCGGCCATCCTGGGCCACGCCCACCCGAAGGTCGTGGCGGCGGTGAAAGAGGCCGCCGAGCGCGGGCTCTCGTTCGGCGCACCGACGGAGCTCGAGGTGCGCTTCGCGGAGGCGGTGATCGAGCGCTACCCGAGCATCGAGATGCTGCGCTGCGTGTCGAGCGGCACCGAAGCTACGATGAGCGCGCTGCGCGTGGCGCGGGGCTTCACCGGTCGCGACGCGATCGTGAAGTTCGACGGCTGCTACCACGGGCACTCGGACGCGCTCCTGGTCAAGGCCGGCAGCGGCGCGGCAACCTTCGGCAACCCGGACAGCGGCGGCGTGCCCGCCAGCGTGGTCGAGCACACGGCGACCTTGCCCTTCAACGACGTGGGCGCGCTCAAGGCGCTGTTCAACGAGGCCGGCTCGCGCATCGCTGCGGTGATCGTGGAGCCGGTGGTCGGCAACATGGGCTGCGTGCCGCCGGATCCGGGCTTCCTCCAGACCCTGCGCGCGGTGTGCACGGAGGCCGGCGCCCTCCTGATCTTCGACGAGGTGATGACCGGCTGCCGCCTCGCGCGGGGCGGCGCGCAGGAGCGCTTCGGTATCGTCCCCGATCTGACCTGCCTCGGGAAGGTCGTCGGCGGCGGCATGCCGTTGGCCGTGTACGGCGGGCGCCGCGACGTGATGCAGAAGATCGCGCCGCTTGGCCCGGTGTATCAGGCCGGCACGCTGAGCGGGAACCCGGTGGCGGTGAGCGCCGGGCTCGCCACGCTGGCCGAGCTCGGGCCCGCGGCCTACGACAAGCTCGAGACGCTCGGGGCGCGCCTCGAAGCCGGGCTCGCGAGCGCGGTGAAGCAGGCGGGGGTGACGGCGACCGTGCAGCGCGTCGGCTCGATGCTCACGCTGTTCTTCCACCCGGGTCCGGTGCGCTCCTGGGGCGACGCCGACAAGTGCGATCGCGAGCGCTTCGGGCGCTGGCACCGCGGCCTGCTCGAGCGCGGCGTGTACTGGCCTGCCTCACAGTTCGAGGCCGCGTTCATCAGCGTCGCGCACACCGAGGCGGACATCGACGCGACGCTCGAGGCGGCGGCTGAAGCACTGACGTGA
- a CDS encoding NAD(P)-binding domain-containing protein: protein MKIGVLGTGMVGATIGSKLVALGHEVMLGSRTRDNEKAVAWVKEAGAKASAGTFADAAAFGELVFNCTLGAGALEALGSTGSALDGKILIDTSNPLDFSKGMPPTLFSGNTDSLGEQIQRAHPKAKVVKTLNTINCELMVDAGRVKGDHDVFMCGDDLEAKGRVKEILQGWFGWKSVIDLGGIANSRGTESYLPLWIRLWGALGTADFNIKVVR from the coding sequence ATGAAGATCGGAGTGCTCGGTACGGGAATGGTCGGGGCCACCATCGGCTCGAAGCTGGTCGCGCTCGGCCACGAGGTGATGCTGGGCTCGCGCACGCGCGACAACGAGAAGGCCGTGGCGTGGGTCAAGGAGGCGGGGGCCAAGGCAAGCGCCGGGACCTTCGCGGACGCGGCGGCCTTCGGAGAGCTGGTGTTCAACTGCACGCTGGGCGCCGGGGCGCTGGAGGCGCTGGGCTCCACGGGCTCGGCGCTGGACGGCAAGATCCTGATCGACACCTCGAACCCCCTGGACTTCTCCAAGGGCATGCCGCCCACGCTGTTCAGCGGCAACACCGACTCGCTGGGCGAGCAGATCCAGCGCGCTCACCCGAAGGCGAAGGTGGTGAAGACCCTCAACACCATCAACTGCGAGCTGATGGTGGACGCGGGCCGGGTGAAGGGCGACCACGACGTGTTCATGTGCGGCGACGACTTGGAGGCCAAGGGCCGGGTCAAGGAGATCCTCCAGGGTTGGTTCGGCTGGAAGAGCGTGATCGACCTGGGCGGCATCGCGAATTCGCGGGGCACGGAGAGCTACCTGCCGCTGTGGATCCGGCTCTGGGGCGCCCTGGGCACCGCAGACTTCAACATCAAGGTGGTTCGCTGA
- a CDS encoding LysR family transcriptional regulator codes for MAAAFSALIPFLEVAEQRSFRKAAERLGVSTAAVSKAVSRLEAELGVPLLSRSSRHVALTADGALYFERCRTAVTELRAAAELVGKSRDVAEGLLRVTLSPVLGRVVVPRLGELLSRHPRLRIDLSVTDRMLSLAREEVDVAVRIGALEDSTLVSRSLGRPLWATVASPAYLARHGVPKSQRDLLKHNAVKFTLPRGVPREWTFKRSRSGPSQTVKLPSTLALDNGELLLAAANAGLGLVQVFDFMVADDLREGRLVEVLSELATEGPPIRALCAPGKQKTEKVRVFLSLVAEAFGRGG; via the coding sequence GTGGCCGCCGCGTTTTCCGCGCTCATCCCCTTCCTGGAGGTCGCCGAGCAGCGGAGCTTCCGCAAGGCCGCCGAGCGCCTCGGCGTCAGCACCGCCGCGGTGAGCAAGGCCGTCAGCCGGCTCGAAGCGGAGCTGGGCGTGCCGCTGCTCTCGCGCAGCTCGCGGCACGTGGCCCTCACCGCCGACGGCGCGCTCTACTTCGAGCGCTGCCGCACGGCGGTCACGGAGCTCCGCGCTGCCGCCGAGCTGGTGGGCAAGAGCCGCGACGTGGCGGAGGGCCTGCTCCGCGTCACGCTCTCGCCGGTGCTCGGTCGCGTAGTCGTGCCGCGGCTCGGCGAGCTCTTGTCCCGCCACCCGCGCTTGCGCATCGACCTGTCGGTCACTGACCGCATGCTCTCCCTCGCGCGCGAGGAGGTGGACGTGGCCGTGCGCATCGGCGCTCTCGAAGACTCCACCCTGGTCTCGCGCTCGCTCGGCCGCCCGCTCTGGGCCACCGTCGCCTCTCCCGCCTACCTGGCGCGCCACGGCGTGCCCAAGAGCCAGCGGGATCTGCTCAAGCACAACGCCGTCAAGTTCACGCTGCCCCGCGGCGTGCCCCGCGAGTGGACCTTCAAGCGTTCGCGTAGCGGCCCGTCGCAGACCGTGAAGCTCCCGAGCACCCTGGCCCTCGACAACGGCGAGCTCCTGCTCGCCGCCGCCAATGCGGGCCTCGGCCTGGTGCAGGTCTTCGACTTCATGGTGGCCGACGATCTGCGCGAAGGCCGCCTGGTCGAGGTGCTCTCCGAGCTCGCCACCGAAGGCCCGCCCATCCGCGCGCTGTGCGCGCCCGGCAAGCAGAAGACCGAGAAGGTGCGGGTGTTCCTCTCGCTGGTGGCGGAGGCGTTCGGGAGGGGAGGGTGA
- a CDS encoding helix-turn-helix transcriptional regulator, with product MVDGGDFVSVIEAAYAAEPCELSWLEGIVSNMDTVFGSRLPIIAYVVDASDPSAFRAGTVVTRGMAEARVEETFALNRAHGPAVVRRIYATSPQVVLLSEVLPSIRPTPGARMRRLLYEVGTADVLALRGYSLDRRGVALCATLPTLRVVPRTTRATLGRVARHLATGYRLRSQRSQQPEAILSPTGRIDHAEPCAQDRRSLHELVEATNRISVARGRLRRESPERAVELWRALVSGRWSIVETVERDGKRFLLARRNELGVAHSRALTQSQAEVLALAAAGHSNGAIAYELGLSAARVSRALREGLARLGLRSRAELLAHCSEEQVR from the coding sequence ATGGTGGATGGAGGGGACTTCGTGTCAGTGATCGAAGCGGCGTATGCCGCTGAACCCTGCGAGCTGTCGTGGCTCGAGGGGATCGTTTCGAACATGGACACCGTGTTCGGTTCTCGGCTGCCGATCATCGCCTACGTGGTGGATGCCTCCGATCCGAGCGCGTTCCGCGCGGGCACTGTGGTGACTCGAGGCATGGCCGAGGCTCGGGTCGAGGAGACGTTCGCACTGAATCGCGCTCACGGGCCTGCAGTAGTCCGGCGAATCTACGCCACGTCGCCGCAGGTCGTGTTGCTGAGCGAGGTGCTCCCCAGCATCCGCCCGACCCCTGGCGCGCGCATGCGGAGGTTGCTCTATGAGGTCGGGACCGCAGACGTGCTTGCGCTTCGAGGGTACAGCCTCGACCGGCGCGGGGTGGCACTTTGTGCCACCTTGCCAACCCTTCGTGTCGTACCCCGCACGACCCGCGCGACCCTCGGTCGCGTCGCCCGGCACCTGGCCACGGGCTACCGGCTGCGCAGCCAGCGCAGCCAGCAGCCCGAGGCAATCCTGTCCCCAACCGGACGCATCGATCACGCCGAGCCCTGCGCCCAGGACCGTCGCTCGCTCCACGAGCTGGTGGAGGCGACGAATCGCATCAGCGTCGCCCGCGGACGGCTGCGTCGCGAGTCCCCGGAGCGCGCCGTCGAGTTGTGGCGTGCGCTGGTATCGGGGCGCTGGTCCATCGTCGAGACCGTGGAACGCGACGGCAAGCGCTTCCTCTTGGCTCGACGCAACGAGCTCGGGGTCGCTCACTCCCGCGCGCTCACCCAGAGCCAAGCCGAGGTGCTCGCGCTGGCAGCCGCCGGTCACTCGAACGGCGCCATCGCCTACGAGCTCGGGCTGTCGGCGGCGCGCGTGAGCCGTGCGCTGCGCGAAGGTTTGGCCAGGCTCGGGCTTCGCTCGCGGGCGGAGCTGTTGGCTCACTGCAGCGAAGAGCAGGTTCGATGA